A region of the Sideroxydans lithotrophicus ES-1 genome:
GTGCGGCCTCTTCCCTGTCGCTGCTGATGCTTTCGAGCAGCACCACGAACTCGTCGCCGCCGAAACGCGCTACCGTATCGATCTCGCGCACGCATGCCTTGATGCGCGACGCCACTTCGACCAGCAGCAGATCGCCGTAATCGTGGCCGAACTTGTCGTTCAGCAGCTTGAAACGGTCCAGGTCGAGGAACAGGATGGAACCGAAATCGCCATAGCGCGCAGACGCTGCCAGCGCCGTATGGAATCGCTCCAGGAACAAACGACGATTGGGCAGCAGCGTCAACGGATCGTAGAAGGCCAGGTTGCGTATCTCATCCTCTGCCTTCTTGCGCTCGGTGATGTCGCTGAAGATGGAGACATACTGCGTCGTCTCGCCGCGATCGTTCTTCACCACGGTGATGTTCATCCATTTCGGATATATCTCGCCGCTCTTGCGCCTGTCCCATATCTCGCCCGCCCAGGTACCTGTCTCCAGGATCTGCTGCCACATCGCCGCATAGTATTCCCGGTCATGACGCCCGGAGCTCATGAAGCGCGGGTTCTTGCCCATTGCCTCTTCCGGGGTGTAGCCGGTGATATCGGTGAACGCCTTGTTGACGCGAATGATGTTGACCTGCGCATCGGTGATGAGGATCGCTTCGTGCGTTTCGAATGCCGCCGCGGCTATGCGCAACGCCTGTTCGGCCTGCTTGCGCTGGGTGATGTTGTGGCTGAACACGAAGAATTTCCCGGTTTCGACCAGGAAGGTGACCGCAACCTCCACATCGATCACGCGCCCATCCTTGCGCCTGTGCCTGGTCTCGAAGCGGCCATACCCCTGCGCCATGAGCTTTTCCATGTGAGCTTTGACAGCTTCCTCGCTCTCATTGGCCTCAAGCTCGCTGATATGCATGCCCACCAGTTCCTTCATCGTGTAACCGGACATCTTCACATAGGCCTCGTTCGCATCCTCCAGGAAGCCATTTGCATCGGCCATCCAGAAGCCGTCCATCGCCGTTTCGAGCACCAGCATATACCGCCGGTACACGGACAGCAGTTTCTTGCGCTCGGTGATGTCGCGGCTGGAAGCGAACATGTAACCCTTGCCGTCGATCTCCACGCCAGTGGCGCATATCTCGACATCCAGCAGGGTCCCGTCCTTGCGCTGATGCACGGTCTCGAACGTCTCGCTCTTGCCGATGCGCGACTGCATCCTTGACCGCAACTCCCCCGCAGAGAACTGTTTGTTCCAGTCAGTCACATGGAGATGCATCATTTCTTCGCGGGCATAGCCCAGCATGTTGCAGAAGGCTTCGTTGGCTTCGAGCAGATTGCCATCCACATCCATCACGTGGATCCCCTCCATCGAGTTGCGCATCAGCGCCTCGTTGCGCCGCAACATCGCTTCGCTCAAGCGGCTATCTTCACGCTGTTTCGAGATATCCAATCCCAGGCCGACCAGGATCGGCATCCCTTCGTGCATCACGCGCTTGCCGGTGAAATGAAATGGCGTCTTGCTGCCGTCCTTTGCGACCAGCTCCGCTTCCACCGACGCGTCACCCGCCTCGAACACCTGGCGTATCGCTTTCTCGATATTGACCTTGTCCTCGCCCTCGAAGAAGTCCAGCGGGTGGCTGGACGCCATCTCTTCCGGACTGCGTTGCACCACCTGCTCCAGGTTGTGGTTCCACATCATGAACCGCCCCTGGGCGTCGATCATGTAGAAGACACCGGGCAAAGCCTCGATCAGCGCCTTGCGAAACGTATTCTCCCGTTCGATCAGGTCGCTGCCCGACAATCTGTCCAGCATCATGTTCAACGCATCGGCAAGTTTGCCGATCTCTCCTTTGCCGGTTTCCGTCAGACGGATATCCCGATTCCCGGCGGCGATCTCTTTCGCTGCCGCGGTGATGCGCTTGAGCGGGGAAAAGGTATGACGCAGGATCAGCATGAACAGGCTGCTCACCAGCAACATCCCCAGCAGCGTATATGCCAGATTCGGCGGGGATATCGCATCGAACCGGTGTGCTTTCGAACTCGCCGGGAGATCGTTGGCCAGCAGCAGGAATCGCGACGGATCGCTGGGATCGAAGAACATGCGCTCGAACGCCAGGTATCCCCCCTTCCCGTCATTCATGGTCTGGACGGACTCGTCCTGCATGCTCTGGACTGCGAATGCCGGCTTCAACACCGGAAAGTCATCGGCAATATTCCCCCTGTTTCCTTCTGCCGGAACAGATGCCGGCCCAGCTTCAGGACGGAGCAGATAATGCCCGTATTGATCGGAGACATAACTCCGGACATCAGCTTGCAACCCATTTGACACCAGATCAAACAGCGAACGCACATCCTTGTTGATCACCACCATGCCGAACACGTTCCCGTTCGCATCGAACACGGTCGTCACTGCATACAAGGTCGGACGATGAGGTTCCTCGACCTTGCCATGCTCCTGATTGAGCGTGAACTCGGACAGATGCACACGACCGGCAGTCAGCACCAGACCCGCCTTGAAGAATGCCTGGTCGCCTTTTGCCTGCAACGCCTCGCGGGGAATCACTTCGATACGGCCACCGCTGTTGTCGACGCGCACCAATTCCCTGCCCTCGCCTGCCGCAGCGATGTAGCTCAATTGGTGATATTCCGGATGCGCCTGCAGAAAAGCGGCAAATATCTCCTGCAGACGTTCCTGCCAGACTGCCATGCTCGTCTTGTCGCGCAGGTCGATGCCGCCATTCGCGCTGGCACGCACGATGCCGGAGATCGGTGGCACTGAAGCAAGGAACAGCAAGTCCTTGCGTAGCGCACTGATGGACTGTGCCAGACGAGCCTGCTCCAGATGAATATCCGTTTTCAGATCGGCACTACGCTCGCTGAGGTAGCTCTCCTGATCCCGTTTCATGTCCTGGTTTATCCACAGCAATCCGCCGGCCACCACGAACAGCAATGCCCATAGAGTGATACGCGTGGACAGGCCGATATCTCCGAATCTCACGGCAGCATCCTCTGTCGGGCGAAGCACAGGTCCTGCCAGGCCTTGGCTTTCTCGGCCGGACTGCGCAGCAGATAAGCGGGGTGATAGGTGACGATAAGCGGCGTACCGTGGTAGTCATGCACGGTGCCGCGCAGCGAGCCGAGCGTTGCATCGCGCCCGAGCAAAGACGTCGCCGCGGTCTTGCCCAGCGCCACGATGAGTTTGGGCTTGATCAGTTCGATCTGCTGCTGCAGATACGGCATGCAGGTGGCGATCTCGTCCGGCTCCGGCGTGCGGTTGTTGGGCGGGCGGCATTTGACGATATTGGCGATGTAGACCTTATCGCCGCGCTTCAGCCTGAGCGCCGCCAGCATGTTGTCGAGCAGCTTGCCGGCCTGCCCCACGAACGGTTCGCCTTGAGCATCTTCGTCTGCACCCGGCCCCTCGCCGACGAACAGCCATTCAGCCTTTTCGTCGCCCACGCCGAACACGGTCTGCGTGCAGCCGGAGCGCAGTTTGCAGGCGCTGCAGTCGCGCACCACCCGCTTGAGGTCGGTCCAATTCAATGTTGACGCCGGGGGGGGCTCAGTCTGTTGCCGCAACATCGGCTGCTCGGCAACCGGTAAAGCTGGTTGCGACGTCTCGGCATGAGCTGCGGGCAAAGACGCAACATCGGCCTCTGCAGGTACGCCGCGCCGCACCCATAACGGGTAAAGATTGAGTTCGCGCAGAACGGTCTCGTCTCGAATATTCACAGCTCTCGCCCCATCAGGATCGCATCTTCGCGCCCATTCTCCGCCTGATAGTAGTCCCGGCGCAATCCGATATCGGAGAATCCGGCCTGGCGGTACAACGCGATCGCCGCCGCATTGGATGCCCGCACTTCCAGCACGACACGGCGCATGCCCTGCCGGCGCGCCACGGCCATCATCTCGTCCAGCAATCTGCGCCCCCAGCCATGGCGCTGGTGCTGCGCGGCGATCGCGATATCGAGCAGTTCGGCTTCGTCCACGGCCAGCATCAGCACCGCATACCCCAATATGTCGTGCTTGTCCTCATAGATCTTGCACACATACTTGCTGCGCAAGGCATCGCTGAAGTTTCCCTGCGTCCATGGATGGGTGTGAACCTCGCGTTCGATGCGCAGCACCGCATCCAGATCGGCTCCGGTCATGTCGCGCAGGATCATGATGCCCGTTCGCTGGTCTTCAATGCGACCTTGTCGCGCAGATAGAGCGGCAAAGCCTGTGCGGCATCCAGCGCATTCCCCTTGACGAATTCGCCTGCTGCCAGTGCAGCGACTGCACTGGCCAGCGGCGCGGCACTGCCATCCACTCCCGCCAACTGTTGGCCGTAATGCGCCTGCAGCACACCAGTGTTCACTGCAAACCCGCTGCCTGCACCGAACCAGCCGTTTCCTGCAACATCCGGGGCCATGTCCGCTTTGCACAGGCAGGGTTCGATCACTGTCAGCCAGCTGCCATCGCGTTTCTCATAAGCGGCGAGATACAGCTCGCCCATGCGCGCATCCAGCGCCGCGATGACCTTGTCGCGGCCGGACGCCTGCGCCAATGCCTGCAACGTGCAAACGCCGACCACGCCCACATCGGCACCCAATGCCAATCCCTGGGCTACGCCGCAGGCGATGCGCACGCCGGTAAAGGAGCCCGGGCCTTCGCCGAACGCGATGCCGTCGACCTGGCCGATCCTGATGCCTGCATCCTTGAGCACTCCATCCAGCATCGCCATCAGCACTTCGGAATGTTTCTGCCCGACCAGTTCGCAGCGTTCGCTCACCGTGCCATCCTGCCACAGCGCGACCGAGCAATACTCGGTGGAAGTCTCTACCGCCAGGATGCGCATGTGGAAACCTCTGGCAATCGTAGCGAGCAATTCGAGAGCAAGGCGCACGGAGCGCAGCGACCGAAACATACCTGTGGGTAGGCGAGGGAGTGAGCACCGCGCAACGCCGCTATCGAATTGCGCAGTAGATTGAAAGAGGTTTCCATCAGGCCACCAGCAACAACGCCACCGCCTGCGCCGCGATGCCTTCGCCGCGGCCGGTATAGCCGAGATGTTCGGTGGTGGTGGCCTTCACGTTCACGGCGTGGTGCGCGATGCCGAGGTCGGCGGCGATGTTGGTGACCATCTGCGGGATGTGCGGCGCCATCTTCGGCGCTTGCGCGATGATGGTGGCGTCCACGTTGCCGATGCGATAACCGGCGGCCTCGATCTTCTTCGCCACGTCGCGCAACAGCAGGCGGCTGTCGATGTCCTTGTATTTCGCATCGGTGTCGGCGAAGTGTTTGCCGATATCGCCCAGCGCCGCCGCCCCCAGCAATGCGTCGCAGATCGCATGCAGCAGCACGTCCGCATCGGAATGACCGAGCAGGCCTTTGCTGAACGGAATATCCACTCCTCCAATGATCAGCTTGCGTCCCGCCACCAGTTGGTGAACGTCGAAACCTTGTCCGATACGCATGGTCATTTTCCTTGTTGAAGCAACAGTTCGGCCAGCACGATGTCCTGCGGATAGGTCACCTTGAAGTTGCTGGTGTCGCTGGCCACCAGTTTCGGTTGCAGCCCCAGCGCTTCGATGGCTCCGGCATCGTCGGTGATGTTGCTGGAACGGGCCAATGCTTCCGCCAGCAATCCGGCACGAAACATCTGCGGCGTCTGCGCCTGCCACAATCCTTCGCGCGGCTCGGTATGGGCGATGCGCTGCTGGGCGTCGGCACGCTTCAGGGTATCCGCCACCGGCACCGCCAGAATGCCGCCCACCGGATCGTCGCGCAGTTCGGCGATCATGCGCGCCAGCAGGTGCGCACTCAGGCAAGGCCGTGCCGCATCGTGCACCAGCACCCAGTCGTCCGGCTCCAGCTCGGATGCCAGCAGGCCGTTCTCCACGCTCTCGGCTCGCGTCTTGCCGCCGCAATACAGCGGTGCCAGCTTGTCCTTGCAATGCGACCAGTCGTAGCGCGCGAAATACTCGTCTTCCGGCGCCAGCACCACGAACACGGTCTTGATATTGGAATTGGCACAAAGGGTGGAAAGCGCGTGCCAGATCATCGGCCGGCCGGCCAGATCGAGATATTGCTTGGGCAACTCGTTGCCCATGCGTGCGCCGAAACCGGCGGCGGGGACTAAAGCGTAGAAATCGGACATGGGCAGGAGTTTACCAAACTCCCGCAATCCGAACGCGGGATTGAGCGATCAGGCGAACGCGAATCCCGCCTCGATCACCTGGCAGCAGGCATCGACCACCAGCGCATCATAGCTCACACCGCGGTTGGCAACGATCTCTTCCAGTGCTGCCTGCATACCCAGTCCGGGGCGATAGGGACGGTAGGAAGCCATGGCTTCAACCACATCGGCCACCGCGATGATGCGCGTTTCGAGCAGTATCTCCTCGCCCTTCAACCCGTCCGGATAGCCGGAGCCATCCTGC
Encoded here:
- the rimI gene encoding ribosomal protein S18-alanine N-acetyltransferase codes for the protein MILRDMTGADLDAVLRIEREVHTHPWTQGNFSDALRSKYVCKIYEDKHDILGYAVLMLAVDEAELLDIAIAAQHQRHGWGRRLLDEMMAVARRQGMRRVVLEVRASNAAAIALYRQAGFSDIGLRRDYYQAENGREDAILMGREL
- a CDS encoding PAS domain S-box protein, which translates into the protein MRFGDIGLSTRITLWALLFVVAGGLLWINQDMKRDQESYLSERSADLKTDIHLEQARLAQSISALRKDLLFLASVPPISGIVRASANGGIDLRDKTSMAVWQERLQEIFAAFLQAHPEYHQLSYIAAAGEGRELVRVDNSGGRIEVIPREALQAKGDQAFFKAGLVLTAGRVHLSEFTLNQEHGKVEEPHRPTLYAVTTVFDANGNVFGMVVINKDVRSLFDLVSNGLQADVRSYVSDQYGHYLLRPEAGPASVPAEGNRGNIADDFPVLKPAFAVQSMQDESVQTMNDGKGGYLAFERMFFDPSDPSRFLLLANDLPASSKAHRFDAISPPNLAYTLLGMLLVSSLFMLILRHTFSPLKRITAAAKEIAAGNRDIRLTETGKGEIGKLADALNMMLDRLSGSDLIERENTFRKALIEALPGVFYMIDAQGRFMMWNHNLEQVVQRSPEEMASSHPLDFFEGEDKVNIEKAIRQVFEAGDASVEAELVAKDGSKTPFHFTGKRVMHEGMPILVGLGLDISKQREDSRLSEAMLRRNEALMRNSMEGIHVMDVDGNLLEANEAFCNMLGYAREEMMHLHVTDWNKQFSAGELRSRMQSRIGKSETFETVHQRKDGTLLDVEICATGVEIDGKGYMFASSRDITERKKLLSVYRRYMLVLETAMDGFWMADANGFLEDANEAYVKMSGYTMKELVGMHISELEANESEEAVKAHMEKLMAQGYGRFETRHRRKDGRVIDVEVAVTFLVETGKFFVFSHNITQRKQAEQALRIAAAAFETHEAILITDAQVNIIRVNKAFTDITGYTPEEAMGKNPRFMSSGRHDREYYAAMWQQILETGTWAGEIWDRRKSGEIYPKWMNITVVKNDRGETTQYVSIFSDITERKKAEDEIRNLAFYDPLTLLPNRRLFLERFHTALAASARYGDFGSILFLDLDRFKLLNDKFGHDYGDLLLVEVASRIKACVREIDTVARFGGDEFVVLLESISSDREEAAHKSGVVAEKIRDALSRPYRLKELEYRCSPSIGISLYHGNDDSMDVLLKYADAAMYQAKDAGRNNVRFYDPEMQSHWESELMEQSHEGNE
- the ispD gene encoding 2-C-methyl-D-erythritol 4-phosphate cytidylyltransferase, with product MSDFYALVPAAGFGARMGNELPKQYLDLAGRPMIWHALSTLCANSNIKTVFVVLAPEDEYFARYDWSHCKDKLAPLYCGGKTRAESVENGLLASELEPDDWVLVHDAARPCLSAHLLARMIAELRDDPVGGILAVPVADTLKRADAQQRIAHTEPREGLWQAQTPQMFRAGLLAEALARSSNITDDAGAIEALGLQPKLVASDTSNFKVTYPQDIVLAELLLQQGK
- the tsaB gene encoding tRNA (adenosine(37)-N6)-threonylcarbamoyltransferase complex dimerization subunit type 1 TsaB — encoded protein: MRILAVETSTEYCSVALWQDGTVSERCELVGQKHSEVLMAMLDGVLKDAGIRIGQVDGIAFGEGPGSFTGVRIACGVAQGLALGADVGVVGVCTLQALAQASGRDKVIAALDARMGELYLAAYEKRDGSWLTVIEPCLCKADMAPDVAGNGWFGAGSGFAVNTGVLQAHYGQQLAGVDGSAAPLASAVAALAAGEFVKGNALDAAQALPLYLRDKVALKTSERAS
- a CDS encoding uracil-DNA glycosylase, with the protein product MNIRDETVLRELNLYPLWVRRGVPAEADVASLPAAHAETSQPALPVAEQPMLRQQTEPPPASTLNWTDLKRVVRDCSACKLRSGCTQTVFGVGDEKAEWLFVGEGPGADEDAQGEPFVGQAGKLLDNMLAALRLKRGDKVYIANIVKCRPPNNRTPEPDEIATCMPYLQQQIELIKPKLIVALGKTAATSLLGRDATLGSLRGTVHDYHGTPLIVTYHPAYLLRSPAEKAKAWQDLCFARQRMLP
- the ispF gene encoding 2-C-methyl-D-erythritol 2,4-cyclodiphosphate synthase yields the protein MRIGQGFDVHQLVAGRKLIIGGVDIPFSKGLLGHSDADVLLHAICDALLGAAALGDIGKHFADTDAKYKDIDSRLLLRDVAKKIEAAGYRIGNVDATIIAQAPKMAPHIPQMVTNIAADLGIAHHAVNVKATTTEHLGYTGRGEGIAAQAVALLLVA